A genomic window from Candidatus Bathyarchaeota archaeon includes:
- a CDS encoding YjbQ family protein, whose protein sequence is MKVVNEKIVFSTKGEIEFKDLTEKVHDVVKKSGIKNGLVHVFAPHATGVLILTEHEPNLDADVKIFLEKIIPKHANYRHPSNAHSHLRSMLLSPDKTLPIIDGQVIFGTWQSLVFVETDVYSRQRTIIMQVLGE, encoded by the coding sequence ATGAAAGTAGTTAATGAAAAAATAGTTTTTTCCACCAAAGGGGAAATAGAATTCAAAGACCTTACTGAAAAAGTTCATGACGTAGTAAAAAAATCAGGAATCAAAAATGGACTAGTTCACGTTTTTGCTCCACACGCAACTGGAGTACTTATTTTAACTGAACACGAACCAAATCTAGATGCTGACGTTAAAATTTTTCTTGAAAAAATAATTCCTAAACATGCAAATTATCGCCACCCTTCCAATGCTCATTCGCACCTTCGCTCAATGCTGTTGAGCCCTGACAAAACCCTTCCCATTATCGATGGACAAGTAATCTTTGGCACATGGCAATCTTTAGTTTTTGTAGAGACCGACGTGTACTCTCGACAAAGGACAATAATTATGCAAGTATTAGGCGAATAA
- a CDS encoding TGS domain-containing protein — MPANLPAEAKNKYREASLARKPEEKIKKLQEFMSMFPKHKGTENLRAQVKRKISLLKKEIEEKKQKKTGSATGPKVFIEKEGDSQIVLLGPTNVGRSSLLSTLTNSKVAILNYPYTTTEPTPGMFHYKDLQLQMVETPAIMEGSSEGGAWGLQTLTSARNADGLVLMVDLSQDPVEQLSLILSELEKSKILTKRPKARIEIEKKHMGAKLKFIVLGKLIDCTVKDLTQLLKSYGIRDATIKIWGEATLDDIEEAVFERKVYRPAIIIANKSDHPLAAERLELLKKKVGNKMKVIGVSCVTKEGIKDLGSEIFGMLDIIRVYTKEPNKKDASPRPFTIKKGSTVYDLAKRIHSDFYEQFSYAKIWGKRLRFSPQKVGGSFVLEDGDTIELHIK; from the coding sequence ATGCCGGCAAATCTTCCTGCAGAAGCAAAAAATAAATACCGTGAAGCGTCTCTTGCTAGGAAACCTGAGGAAAAAATCAAGAAACTCCAAGAATTCATGAGCATGTTTCCAAAACACAAAGGAACTGAAAACCTTCGTGCTCAAGTTAAAAGGAAGATTTCATTACTCAAAAAAGAGATTGAAGAAAAAAAACAGAAAAAAACAGGTTCAGCAACGGGTCCAAAAGTTTTTATTGAAAAAGAAGGGGACTCTCAGATTGTTCTTTTAGGTCCGACTAATGTAGGGCGTAGTAGTTTGCTGTCAACACTTACGAACTCAAAAGTAGCTATTTTGAATTACCCTTATACCACAACCGAGCCGACACCTGGGATGTTTCATTATAAAGATTTACAATTACAGATGGTTGAAACACCCGCAATTATGGAAGGTTCCTCTGAAGGGGGAGCTTGGGGTCTACAAACGCTAACTTCTGCCCGAAACGCTGATGGTCTTGTTCTGATGGTTGATTTGTCTCAAGATCCTGTTGAACAGCTTTCGCTAATTTTAAGTGAGCTAGAAAAATCAAAAATTCTTACTAAAAGACCTAAGGCACGTATTGAAATTGAAAAAAAACACATGGGTGCCAAGTTGAAGTTTATTGTTTTAGGCAAATTAATTGATTGTACTGTAAAGGACTTGACACAACTTTTGAAAAGCTATGGAATACGGGATGCTACAATCAAAATTTGGGGTGAAGCTACTCTTGATGATATTGAAGAAGCAGTTTTTGAAAGAAAAGTGTACCGTCCTGCAATAATTATCGCTAATAAGTCTGATCATCCTTTGGCTGCCGAACGCTTAGAGTTGTTGAAAAAGAAGGTAGGTAACAAGATGAAAGTTATTGGTGTTTCTTGCGTCACAAAAGAGGGAATAAAAGATTTAGGCTCTGAAATTTTTGGAATGCTTGACATTATTAGGGTCTACACCAAAGAACCCAACAAAAAAGACGCTTCTCCTAGGCCATTTACTATCAAAAAAGGTTCAACAGTCTATGATTTAGCCAAAAGAATACACAGCGATTTTTACGAACAATTTTCATACGCCAAAATTTGGGGAAAAAGGCTACGTTTTAGCCCCCAAAAGGTTGGGGGCAGTTTTGTTCTTGAAGATGGAGACACAATAGAACTTCATATCAAGTAA
- a CDS encoding LysR family transcriptional regulator — protein sequence MSVNSKHKVSGKVWLEFRGDPLLGKGGAKILEAIQQVESISKAAKNTGMSYRYVWNYLSKLEKRLGEPVVTTFKGGNKGGGGAKLTDLGITLINEYIRAEEQMTKTIGKQAVEDEKTTITTCFLAKIGNLGTKNTGVIEVDLEHPRNLTLVLPKKTVEDLDLQPNDEIDVKIKTRAINITKNR from the coding sequence ATGAGTGTTAATAGTAAGCATAAGGTCTCAGGAAAAGTTTGGCTTGAATTTCGAGGAGATCCCCTTCTTGGAAAAGGTGGAGCTAAAATCTTAGAGGCCATACAACAAGTGGAATCTATTTCTAAAGCTGCAAAAAACACTGGAATGTCATACAGGTACGTCTGGAATTACTTGTCTAAATTAGAAAAAAGACTTGGAGAACCTGTAGTAACAACCTTCAAAGGCGGTAACAAAGGAGGCGGAGGCGCAAAACTAACAGATCTTGGTATTACATTAATCAATGAATACATACGAGCCGAAGAACAAATGACAAAAACTATAGGAAAACAAGCAGTTGAAGACGAGAAAACTACAATAACAACCTGTTTTCTAGCAAAAATTGGAAATTTGGGCACAAAAAATACAGGAGTTATTGAAGTAGACTTAGAACATCCTAGAAACTTAACTTTGGTTCTGCCCAAAAAAACAGTTGAAGACCTTGATTTACAACCTAATGATGAAATTGACGTCAAAATTAAAACCAGAGCAATTAATATCACAAAAAACCGATAA
- a CDS encoding PQQ-like beta-propeller repeat protein: MKKKERTKIIILSLFTVLTLSTILSAFPSVSAASNVKSYPYIGAVPNPVGVNQPVLLHVGITAYLTSTEMGWEGLTITIERPDGETETLGPYRTDSTGGTGAVYTPTMVGTYTLQTHFPEQTVTLPPRGDFTYLAGTSEELELEVQDEPIAYYPGHSLPNEYWTRPIDAQLREWSEISGNWLFVPRNKYTPYNDGPRTAHILWTEPLTSGGIVGGDLGTADLEALGYHGFECGDAYEGKWGGRVRAWGSAGPIIIGGKLYYTDGPHNMPRMYYCVDIRTGEQIWAKTFLDNRSIAFGQLFYWDSFNFHGTFAYLWVTVGSDWYAFDAFTGDWMFTVENVPSGTTRWDSNGGIYRISVDQTNGLLTMWNLTASCINQGASGYGAGSWGNSVHLKTFDAAADTELAQSAWILNVTIPTGLPGRPGEYYFGDRIIGVNANTAGVSSWGLDLSSGTEGNLLFENTWDAPAEWAAGNVSIAVVSYSPSGKDGVFVVFARELREYYGFSQNTGENLWGPTDPEHYLNTFVGTESTIAYGKLISSGVSGVTSCYDVMTGALLWEYAAEDPYQEILWANSWWTKPMFVSDGLIYLAHMEHSSIDPKPRGAPFICLDMETGNEVWRADGLFRQTYWGSNAIIGDSVIATMDTYDQQIYAIGKGPSAITVDVRNDVTLGHAATIFGTVMDVSPGTKDEAIQMRFPNGVPAIADEDMSAWMKYVYKQFERPTDINGVPVKIEIVDPNNQYAWIGTATTDVYGNYAYSFRPQIEGQYMIIATFESSDAYYGSTTTTYLTVDEAPTPSTQIDTEEPIDTQTPVDAQEPTAFITSEVAIIAAVAVAAVVGVAALFVLRRRK, encoded by the coding sequence ATGAAAAAAAAGGAAAGAACAAAAATAATTATACTCTCGTTATTTACAGTGTTAACATTATCTACTATTCTATCGGCTTTTCCATCAGTTTCTGCGGCGTCAAATGTTAAAAGTTATCCATACATCGGAGCTGTGCCTAATCCCGTAGGTGTTAACCAACCAGTGTTGCTTCACGTCGGCATTACAGCATATCTGACAAGCACAGAGATGGGGTGGGAAGGTCTAACCATTACGATTGAAAGACCAGATGGAGAAACCGAAACATTAGGGCCATATCGAACAGACTCTACAGGAGGAACAGGAGCAGTATACACTCCAACAATGGTTGGAACATACACTTTACAGACTCATTTTCCTGAACAAACCGTAACTCTTCCACCAAGAGGCGATTTTACTTATCTAGCGGGTACCAGCGAAGAACTCGAACTTGAGGTACAAGATGAGCCGATTGCATATTATCCCGGTCATTCACTTCCAAATGAATATTGGACAAGACCAATAGACGCACAACTTAGAGAATGGTCAGAAATTTCAGGAAACTGGCTGTTCGTACCACGTAACAAATACACTCCTTATAATGATGGACCAAGAACTGCACACATACTCTGGACAGAGCCCCTAACATCAGGTGGTATTGTCGGAGGAGACCTAGGTACTGCAGATTTAGAAGCGCTTGGCTATCATGGTTTTGAATGTGGCGATGCATATGAAGGCAAATGGGGTGGAAGAGTAAGGGCTTGGGGTTCAGCAGGACCAATAATCATTGGTGGAAAACTTTACTACACCGATGGTCCACACAACATGCCAAGGATGTATTACTGTGTTGATATCCGTACTGGCGAACAGATTTGGGCTAAAACATTCTTAGACAACCGGTCTATTGCGTTTGGTCAGCTATTCTATTGGGACTCCTTCAATTTCCACGGAACCTTCGCATATTTGTGGGTAACTGTTGGAAGTGATTGGTACGCTTTTGACGCATTTACAGGGGACTGGATGTTTACTGTTGAAAATGTGCCCTCGGGAACAACTAGGTGGGATTCAAATGGTGGTATCTACCGAATTTCAGTTGATCAAACAAATGGGTTGTTAACCATGTGGAACTTAACTGCTTCTTGTATCAATCAGGGGGCATCTGGTTACGGTGCTGGCAGTTGGGGAAACTCTGTACATCTTAAAACATTTGATGCAGCCGCTGACACTGAACTTGCCCAGAGTGCATGGATTTTAAACGTAACAATACCAACGGGTCTACCCGGAAGACCAGGAGAGTACTATTTTGGTGACAGGATAATTGGAGTAAACGCCAACACTGCAGGAGTCAGTTCATGGGGATTAGATTTATCGTCAGGAACTGAAGGAAACTTGCTATTTGAGAATACATGGGATGCGCCAGCTGAATGGGCTGCAGGAAATGTAAGTATAGCCGTAGTTTCTTATAGTCCATCCGGTAAGGATGGTGTTTTCGTTGTATTTGCGCGAGAACTTCGAGAATATTATGGTTTCAGCCAAAATACAGGAGAAAATCTTTGGGGACCAACGGATCCAGAGCACTATCTGAACACATTTGTTGGCACAGAATCCACTATTGCATACGGTAAACTCATCTCATCTGGAGTCTCAGGAGTAACCAGTTGTTACGACGTAATGACTGGTGCTTTATTGTGGGAATACGCAGCAGAAGATCCATATCAGGAAATACTGTGGGCTAATAGTTGGTGGACTAAACCAATGTTTGTTTCCGATGGGTTAATCTACCTAGCGCATATGGAACATTCTTCTATTGATCCAAAACCTCGTGGTGCACCTTTCATCTGTTTGGACATGGAAACTGGAAACGAAGTCTGGAGAGCAGATGGGTTGTTCCGCCAGACCTACTGGGGATCAAATGCTATCATTGGAGACAGCGTAATTGCTACAATGGATACTTATGACCAACAGATATATGCCATAGGTAAGGGTCCAAGTGCAATTACAGTAGATGTACGCAACGATGTAACTTTAGGCCACGCTGCAACAATATTTGGAACTGTAATGGATGTTTCTCCAGGCACAAAGGATGAAGCCATTCAGATGAGGTTCCCCAATGGTGTTCCAGCAATCGCAGACGAAGACATGAGCGCGTGGATGAAGTATGTCTACAAACAATTTGAACGGCCAACTGACATAAATGGAGTTCCAGTGAAAATCGAAATCGTTGACCCCAATAATCAGTATGCATGGATTGGAACTGCAACAACTGATGTTTACGGCAACTACGCTTATTCATTCAGGCCCCAAATTGAAGGACAATACATGATCATTGCAACTTTCGAAAGCTCCGACGCATACTATGGCTCAACAACAACAACATACCTCACTGTAGACGAAGCACCTACACCATCAACACAAATAGACACCGAAGAGCCAATTGACACTCAAACACCAGTAGACGCACAAGAACCAACAGCATTCATCACAAGCGAAGTAGCCATTATCGCAGCAGTCGCAGTAGCAGCAGTAGTCGGTGTAGCAGCACTTTTTGTCCTAAGAAGGAGAAAATAA
- a CDS encoding methyltransferase domain-containing protein, giving the protein MSPKPDTSHHLFDPKNIHRLESKERKATQDPEIIIKLLDLKSNDIVADLGAGTGYFSIPISSRVKLVYAIDIQQEMLDYLKQKIDPNKNSNIRLILSNDANQVPLQSESVDFLLTVNTLHEFQDKDTMITEIKRVLKPKGKTGIIDFKKVDTISGPPLSVRVSQLDAIKMFENNGFTSLSVHDLASNYLLLFQK; this is encoded by the coding sequence TTGTCACCAAAACCGGATACATCTCATCACCTTTTTGACCCAAAGAATATCCATAGATTAGAATCAAAAGAACGAAAAGCTACACAAGATCCCGAAATAATAATCAAGTTGTTAGACCTGAAATCAAATGATATCGTTGCAGACCTAGGAGCAGGAACTGGATACTTTAGCATACCCATATCAAGCAGAGTAAAGCTCGTTTATGCAATTGATATCCAGCAGGAAATGTTAGATTACCTTAAACAAAAAATTGATCCAAATAAAAATTCTAACATTAGACTTATTCTTTCTAATGATGCAAATCAAGTCCCGTTGCAAAGTGAAAGTGTAGACTTTCTTTTGACTGTCAACACGTTACACGAGTTCCAAGATAAAGATACGATGATAACTGAAATTAAACGTGTTCTCAAACCAAAAGGAAAAACAGGTATAATTGATTTCAAAAAAGTTGATACAATTTCTGGACCTCCTTTGTCTGTAAGGGTTTCACAACTGGATGCAATCAAGATGTTTGAGAACAATGGATTTACAAGTTTAAGCGTTCATGACCTTGCATCAAATTATTTACTTTTGTTCCAGAAATAG
- a CDS encoding HAD family hydrolase has translation MIKAVIFDLDGTLTEFNLDFKACRTQVIQRLSEQGMPQQLFSLNESAFDMLLKIKKYLGPEPQENEMREFKKIVFSIVENFELQAAKETKMFPGVLETLDTLRKMRLKMGLCTISGKKASGLILRSFGIEHFFGAVFPRESVINVKPNPVHLQAVLDSLNVNANEAIFVGDSIKDIICATKLGVMAVGVTTGLSSMEQLKNSGSNYIISSITEVPHLITELNLKS, from the coding sequence ATGATTAAAGCTGTAATTTTTGACCTTGATGGAACCCTTACAGAGTTTAATCTCGACTTTAAAGCATGCCGAACACAAGTTATTCAACGCCTCAGTGAACAAGGGATGCCTCAACAACTTTTTTCATTAAATGAAAGCGCTTTTGACATGTTACTTAAAATAAAAAAATATCTGGGACCTGAACCTCAAGAAAATGAAATGCGTGAGTTCAAAAAAATTGTATTCTCAATTGTAGAAAATTTCGAATTGCAAGCAGCAAAAGAGACAAAAATGTTCCCAGGTGTTCTAGAAACTTTGGATACCTTGCGAAAAATGAGGCTGAAAATGGGTCTATGTACAATAAGTGGCAAAAAAGCATCAGGGCTTATTCTCCGAAGTTTTGGTATTGAACATTTCTTTGGCGCAGTTTTTCCTCGTGAATCGGTTATAAATGTTAAACCTAATCCAGTACATCTGCAAGCAGTTTTAGATTCGTTGAATGTTAACGCCAATGAAGCAATTTTTGTAGGGGACAGTATCAAAGACATAATTTGTGCTACAAAACTGGGGGTCATGGCAGTAGGAGTCACAACTGGGCTTTCATCGATGGAGCAATTAAAAAATTCAGGTTCAAATTATATCATTTCTTCAATAACAGAAGTACCACATTTGATAACAGAACTCAATCTCAAGAGCTAA
- a CDS encoding peptidylprolyl isomerase, with protein sequence MLNTNNSTPEEEVEELTQMKVLLVTSMGNITIQLRDDMPITTTNFQNLVHDGIYDGTIFHRVINLPNNLVMIQGGDPTGTGYGDPSIPDIQDEFSEVAENNKNERGTIAMANTGEPNSGSSQFFINGAYNSHLDNNHPVFGEVIEGMDIVDAILNVETGANDKPVEDVTLIRATLID encoded by the coding sequence ATGTTAAACACTAATAATTCAACACCTGAAGAAGAGGTTGAAGAATTGACACAAATGAAAGTACTTTTAGTAACTAGTATGGGAAATATTACAATACAATTACGGGACGATATGCCGATTACTACTACAAATTTCCAAAATCTAGTACATGATGGAATCTATGATGGAACTATTTTTCACAGAGTAATTAATTTGCCAAATAATCTAGTTATGATTCAAGGTGGAGATCCAACTGGAACAGGATACGGAGATCCAAGCATACCAGACATTCAAGATGAATTCTCTGAAGTTGCAGAAAACAACAAGAACGAACGGGGAACAATTGCGATGGCAAACACAGGTGAACCAAATTCTGGAAGTAGTCAGTTCTTCATTAATGGTGCTTACAACAGTCACTTAGATAATAATCACCCCGTTTTTGGTGAAGTAATTGAGGGAATGGATATTGTTGATGCAATTCTAAATGTAGAAACCGGTGCTAACGATAAACCAGTAGAAGATGTTACGCTGATTCGAGCTACACTTATTGATTAA
- a CDS encoding Zn-ribbon domain-containing OB-fold protein, with product MSAERPFTISSFYKFVTEKKLMAVQCDDCQNLLLPPKPMCTKCFSINLKWIELENTGTLLSYTVIHVAPEEFQSMVPYIVGIVEFENGLHLPGIIRDLPVEQIKIGMKLKIDFDPSTSNVWPEWNRYFFRPV from the coding sequence ATGTCAGCTGAGCGTCCATTTACGATATCAAGTTTCTACAAGTTCGTAACCGAAAAAAAACTAATGGCTGTACAATGCGATGACTGCCAAAATTTACTTTTACCACCTAAACCAATGTGTACAAAATGTTTTTCGATTAATTTGAAATGGATAGAACTAGAAAACACGGGAACACTCCTGAGTTACACTGTTATTCATGTTGCCCCTGAAGAATTTCAGTCAATGGTACCATACATAGTTGGTATTGTCGAATTTGAAAATGGGCTCCATCTTCCAGGCATTATCCGTGATTTGCCTGTAGAACAAATCAAGATTGGAATGAAACTAAAAATCGATTTTGATCCGTCAACATCCAATGTTTGGCCAGAATGGAACAGATACTTTTTCAGACCCGTTTAA
- a CDS encoding rubrerythrin — translation MLSEKPIRIEKVNKKFNDREILRLAMIAELDAVSLYEQLAAATDNKAIQKVLLDVAKEEKTHMGEFQTLLLREDEEQVEELKKGKEEVEEELGV, via the coding sequence ATGTTATCCGAGAAACCAATTAGAATTGAAAAAGTCAATAAAAAATTTAATGACCGAGAAATTCTGAGACTAGCAATGATTGCTGAGTTAGATGCAGTGAGTTTGTACGAACAGTTGGCTGCAGCGACAGATAATAAAGCTATTCAAAAAGTTTTGTTGGATGTTGCAAAAGAAGAAAAAACTCACATGGGAGAATTCCAGACATTGTTATTACGAGAAGACGAAGAACAGGTTGAAGAATTAAAGAAAGGAAAAGAAGAAGTAGAAGAAGAATTGGGGGTTTAA
- a CDS encoding site-specific integrase yields the protein MTEGKQKMDDLSLPEVETVRKRIETTRKKEAKFCLMAAYLFCARASEIVGTTNSYDVSHNQTLARGPTGKDVKIENFEVGDIKTQAAVFTVRTAKRDGKIRKIALPLEKEFEPWTEPLYMYYLEHEGGKVFPFTRQKAWNYAQETFDGLRYPIEKYSTYDSEENKPTPVKSHMKPFRTHALRHLRATELIENFGFTGFDLSVYGGWTLRSMVGVGSAMSRYAHLDWRRYFPKLLKKRF from the coding sequence ATGACTGAAGGAAAACAAAAAATGGACGATTTATCACTGCCCGAAGTTGAAACAGTTCGCAAAAGAATTGAAACGACTAGAAAAAAAGAGGCAAAATTTTGTTTAATGGCTGCTTACTTGTTTTGTGCTCGAGCTTCAGAAATTGTAGGAACAACCAACAGTTATGATGTATCTCACAACCAAACCTTGGCTCGGGGTCCAACAGGAAAAGATGTTAAAATTGAGAACTTTGAAGTTGGAGACATTAAAACCCAAGCCGCGGTCTTTACTGTTAGAACCGCAAAGCGTGATGGAAAAATACGAAAAATTGCGTTGCCTTTGGAAAAAGAGTTTGAACCGTGGACGGAACCTCTTTACATGTATTACCTTGAACACGAGGGTGGCAAAGTGTTTCCGTTCACGAGGCAAAAAGCTTGGAACTATGCGCAAGAAACATTTGATGGATTGAGATATCCTATCGAGAAATATAGCACCTACGATTCTGAAGAGAATAAACCAACGCCTGTAAAGTCACATATGAAGCCTTTCAGAACCCATGCTTTGCGCCATTTGCGGGCAACCGAATTAATTGAGAATTTCGGATTTACAGGATTTGACCTGTCAGTTTATGGGGGTTGGACACTTCGCAGCATGGTTGGTGTCGGGTCAGCAATGTCTAGATATGCTCATTTGGACTGGAGACGGTACTTCCCCAAATTGCTAAAGAAAAGGTTTTAA
- a CDS encoding thiolase domain-containing protein gives MSSKPLVSIVSAGLSKFGRHEEHVGRELFAQATKEAFDRCPRLDPIKDIEALFIGHMGESYEHQGHTGPTLADWTGLLPKPAIRIESACASSGSALRTGIMAILSGLHKVVIVGGVENMTHRTTAEVTEFLAMASDMAFEQFNGITFPGLYALMATAHMNKYGTTEEQMAKVAVKNHYNGSLNPKAHLQKEITLKKALESKLVAWPLKMYDCSLITDGASCLILTAPEIAKNFTDTPVHVIGSGLASDTIGLYQRETLTSLKAARVASQEAYKMANINPKDVDVAEVHDCFTIAELLAYEDLGFCSPGKGGNLIDEGITELGGNLPVNTSGGLKAKGHPVGATGTAQAYEIYLQLTGQAQKRQVNDAEIGLSHNVGGSGATASVHLYRRD, from the coding sequence GTGTCAAGTAAACCTTTAGTTTCAATTGTGTCTGCAGGTTTATCCAAATTTGGGCGACACGAAGAACACGTGGGTAGAGAACTTTTTGCACAAGCAACCAAAGAAGCGTTTGATCGATGCCCCCGTTTAGACCCAATAAAAGACATTGAAGCATTGTTTATTGGACACATGGGAGAATCATACGAACATCAAGGACACACTGGACCTACATTAGCAGATTGGACTGGTTTATTGCCCAAACCTGCAATACGAATCGAATCTGCATGTGCTTCATCAGGATCAGCTTTACGAACTGGAATCATGGCTATACTGTCGGGCTTGCACAAAGTAGTGATAGTTGGCGGGGTAGAAAATATGACTCACCGTACAACCGCTGAAGTAACAGAATTTTTAGCTATGGCTTCAGACATGGCCTTTGAACAATTTAATGGAATTACTTTCCCCGGATTGTATGCTCTTATGGCTACTGCGCATATGAACAAGTACGGCACAACTGAAGAACAAATGGCCAAAGTAGCTGTAAAAAATCATTATAACGGAAGCTTAAATCCTAAGGCGCACCTACAAAAAGAAATAACATTAAAAAAAGCCTTGGAATCAAAACTTGTTGCGTGGCCTTTGAAAATGTACGATTGTTCATTAATTACTGATGGCGCCAGTTGCTTAATTTTGACTGCTCCTGAAATCGCAAAAAACTTCACTGATACACCTGTTCATGTTATAGGATCCGGATTAGCAAGTGACACAATTGGATTATATCAACGCGAAACTCTAACTTCTCTTAAAGCTGCTCGGGTTGCCAGCCAAGAAGCTTACAAAATGGCAAACATAAACCCCAAAGATGTTGATGTTGCCGAAGTTCATGACTGTTTTACAATTGCAGAACTACTTGCATATGAAGACCTAGGATTTTGTAGTCCAGGAAAAGGCGGTAATCTGATCGATGAAGGAATAACCGAACTTGGTGGAAACCTTCCCGTGAACACTAGCGGCGGCCTGAAAGCAAAAGGTCATCCAGTAGGGGCAACTGGGACTGCTCAAGCTTATGAAATTTATCTTCAACTTACAGGGCAGGCACAAAAACGGCAAGTAAACGATGCAGAAATAGGCTTAAGCCACAACGTTGGAGGTTCAGGAGCAACTGCAAGTGTACACCTCTACAGGAGAGATTAA